A region of Periplaneta americana isolate PAMFEO1 chromosome 16, P.americana_PAMFEO1_priV1, whole genome shotgun sequence DNA encodes the following proteins:
- the LOC138716159 gene encoding cuticle protein 7-like — MSLLQIVVLAGAITSRMVLAKPGYVPAHAIDYYSSPRYAFNYGVNDQHTGDVKQQSEQREGDVVKGQYSLVEPDGSIRTVDYTADPVNGFNAVVSKSGPGIHATPIVKQVAVPVAAPVVKPIVAPVAAIPAHVSYAHAPIAAPVAVTKQHYAQYQAYPAHTTAQLVPDYDAYDAGYIDAVSGAHGGHYPNYGYY; from the exons ATGTCTTTGTTGCAG ATTGTTGTTTTGGCTGGAGCCATCACTTCCAGGATGGTCCTTGCGAAGCCAGGATATGTTCCAGCACATGCAATTGATTATTAT TCGTCCCCTCGTTACGCGTTTAACTACGGAGTGAACGATCAGCATACTGGCGACGTCAAGCAGCAATCAGAGCAACGAGAAGGAGACGTGGTCAAGGGACAGTACAGCCTGGTGGAGCCAGATGGCAGCATTCGTACAGTCGACTACACTGCCGACCCAGTCAACGGCTTCAACGCGGTGGTAAGCAAGAGTGGGCCCGGGATCCACGCCACTCCAATCGTGAAGCAAGTCGCTGTGCCAGTGGCGGCTCCCGTCGTCAAGCCCATTGTTGCGCCAGTAGCTGCGATCCCAGCCCATGTTAGTTACGCCCACGCCCCCATCGCAGCCCCTGTTG CCGTTACCAAGCAACATTATGCTCAGTACCAGGCTTATCCCGCCCACACCACGGCGCAGCTCGTTCCAGACTATGACGCCTATGACGCAGGATACATTGACGCCGTGTCCGGAGCCCACGGAGGACACTACCCCAACTACGGATATTACTGA